A genomic segment from Chitinophaga flava encodes:
- a CDS encoding SDR family oxidoreductase has product MTYKDQVIFITGASSGIGRQLALLLAQEKAWLILTARHHDTLEAVKQECLQYTPHCEILVMDITHEEQVNEGAQRAWQLFRKIDVLINNAGVTQRSKLIDTQVSAIRQLMEVNFFGPVMLTKALLPYFRTQQRGQIIVISSMAGLMGYPWRSGYNAAKHALQGYFETLQTEQPIPQLYTTLVCPGRIHTPITYAAITADGSPFGKMDPGQEHGIPVERCARRILTAMRKRKKLVLIARAERVLLWFKRFFPPLFYLIARKGN; this is encoded by the coding sequence ATGACCTACAAAGACCAGGTAATCTTTATAACAGGCGCCAGTTCCGGTATAGGCCGGCAACTGGCGCTTTTATTGGCGCAGGAAAAAGCCTGGCTGATCCTGACAGCCCGCCACCATGATACATTGGAGGCCGTAAAACAGGAATGCCTCCAATACACCCCACATTGTGAAATACTGGTGATGGACATCACCCACGAAGAACAGGTTAATGAAGGTGCCCAGCGTGCCTGGCAACTGTTCAGGAAAATTGATGTGCTGATCAACAATGCAGGCGTCACCCAACGTTCCAAGCTGATAGATACACAAGTGTCTGCCATTCGGCAACTAATGGAGGTCAACTTCTTCGGGCCTGTGATGCTCACCAAAGCCCTACTGCCTTATTTTAGAACACAGCAACGTGGCCAGATCATCGTTATCAGCAGCATGGCAGGATTGATGGGCTATCCATGGCGCTCCGGCTATAATGCCGCCAAACACGCCCTGCAAGGGTATTTCGAGACACTACAGACAGAACAGCCCATCCCTCAATTGTACACGACCCTGGTATGTCCCGGCCGTATTCATACACCTATTACCTATGCAGCCATCACTGCTGATGGGTCTCCGTTCGGGAAGATGGACCCGGGCCAGGAACATGGTATCCCGGTAGAACGATGTGCCCGGCGCATCCTCACGGCCATGCGTAAACGAAAAAAACTGGTACTGATTGCCCGCGCAGAACGGGTACTGCTCTGGTTTAAACGTTTCTTTCCACCACTTTTTTACCTGATAGCACGGAAAGGAAATTAA
- the scpB gene encoding SMC-Scp complex subunit ScpB → MEISQLIPHVEALIFAADRPLPLLEIMDLLNNALAFLEDRATLDQVEAAMEAIKEKYSSEFYAFEVRNSGGGYQFMTKKEYYQTVAQLNGDKFLKRLSTAALETLAIIAYRQPVSKGEIEYIRGVSTDYSIQKLLEKELIVISGRSEDLPGKPLLYAVSRSFMDYFGINSAADLPKLRELFEEEMVQPTLINDDTATIGRGEIKDEVNDEGNDEVPGHSMMVSESGELLDPDHELDNLEESGETPERLPAAEDEDAEPDDEIIHYDTYLSTGEGDTTADASTPEDAITPDEENEAKDPDGMIEEAMGLPTEDDEPSEEQEEEDEDEDEDEDEDEDEDEDEDKGETSEEGTDQTK, encoded by the coding sequence ATGGAAATATCACAGCTCATCCCGCATGTGGAAGCACTTATCTTTGCGGCTGACAGGCCTTTGCCGCTGCTGGAAATAATGGATTTACTCAACAATGCGCTGGCCTTTCTCGAAGACCGCGCTACGTTAGACCAGGTAGAAGCAGCTATGGAAGCCATAAAGGAAAAATACAGCTCCGAATTTTATGCCTTTGAAGTCAGAAACAGCGGTGGTGGATACCAGTTCATGACTAAAAAAGAATATTATCAAACCGTAGCCCAGCTGAATGGTGATAAATTCCTGAAACGCCTGTCCACCGCGGCCCTGGAAACACTGGCCATTATCGCCTACCGCCAACCTGTCTCCAAAGGTGAAATTGAATATATCCGTGGTGTCAGCACCGACTATTCCATTCAAAAACTGCTGGAAAAAGAACTGATCGTGATCTCCGGCCGCAGTGAAGATCTGCCCGGAAAACCATTGCTCTACGCCGTATCCCGCTCATTCATGGACTATTTCGGCATCAACTCCGCCGCCGACCTGCCCAAACTCAGAGAGCTCTTCGAAGAAGAAATGGTACAGCCTACGCTCATCAACGACGATACCGCCACCATCGGCCGTGGAGAAATAAAGGATGAAGTAAATGACGAAGGAAATGATGAAGTACCAGGGCATTCCATGATGGTGTCTGAAAGCGGAGAGCTGCTGGATCCCGATCATGAGCTGGATAACCTGGAGGAGTCTGGAGAAACACCGGAAAGACTGCCTGCAGCGGAAGATGAAGATGCGGAACCAGACGACGAAATCATTCACTACGATACCTATCTTTCAACCGGAGAAGGAGACACCACTGCAGATGCTTCCACCCCGGAAGATGCTATTACTCCGGATGAGGAAAACGAAGCCAAGGACCCTGATGGTATGATAGAAGAAGCCATGGGCCTGCCTACAGAAGATGATGAACCTTCGGAGGAACAGGAAGAAGAAGATGAGGATGAGGATGAGGATGAGGATGAGGATGAGGATGAGGATGAGGATGAGGATAAAGGAGAAACCAGCGAAGAAGGTACAGATCAAACAAAATAA
- the atpG gene encoding ATP synthase F1 subunit gamma gives MSGQLKEVRNRIKSIQSGQQITKAMKMVSAAKLRRAQDAILLMRPYALKLQEMLQNIVSNSEGNIDTPLAAQRAVEKVLIVVITSDRGLCGAFNSNLIKTAKRVIREKYHEQYEQGKVEILPIGKKGYEHFAQNGYRVNDKFWQMFSNLTFDHVKEAAAVGLNGFIDGTYDAVEIIYSEFKNAATQTFVSEQFLPIAKVENNDNNKLKADFIFEPQKDVLIAELMPKILNTQFFKAILDTHASEHGARMTAMDKATENAQELLRSLKISYNRARQAAITTELTEIVSGAAALAG, from the coding sequence ATGTCCGGACAGCTTAAGGAAGTTCGAAACCGAATCAAATCTATTCAATCTGGTCAGCAGATCACAAAAGCCATGAAAATGGTGAGTGCTGCGAAATTAAGACGTGCCCAGGATGCCATTTTGCTGATGCGTCCTTACGCCTTAAAGCTCCAGGAAATGTTGCAGAATATTGTTTCCAACAGTGAAGGCAATATCGACACACCTCTGGCAGCACAACGTGCGGTTGAAAAAGTACTGATCGTGGTAATCACTTCAGACAGAGGCTTGTGCGGTGCATTTAACTCCAACCTGATCAAAACTGCCAAACGTGTTATCCGCGAAAAATACCACGAGCAGTATGAGCAGGGCAAAGTAGAAATACTGCCTATCGGTAAAAAAGGATATGAGCACTTTGCACAGAACGGTTACAGAGTAAACGACAAGTTCTGGCAGATGTTCAGTAACCTGACTTTTGATCATGTGAAAGAAGCTGCTGCTGTAGGGCTGAACGGCTTTATCGACGGTACCTACGATGCAGTGGAAATCATTTACAGCGAATTCAAAAACGCTGCTACCCAGACATTTGTGTCTGAGCAGTTCCTGCCTATCGCTAAGGTGGAAAACAATGACAACAACAAATTAAAGGCTGATTTCATCTTCGAACCACAGAAAGATGTGCTGATTGCAGAGTTAATGCCTAAAATTCTGAATACCCAGTTCTTCAAAGCTATCCTGGACACACATGCTTCTGAGCACGGTGCCCGTATGACCGCGATGGATAAAGCAACAGAAAACGCTCAGGAACTGTTGCGCTCCCTGAAGATCTCTTACAACCGCGCCCGTCAGGCCGCCATCACTACCGAGCTGACCGAGATCGTAAGTGGTGCTGCTGCGCTGGCTGGTTGA
- a CDS encoding DJ-1/PfpI family protein: MAQKKILLLTGDYAEDYETMVPFQMLQMIGHEVHAVCPDKAAGEKIKTAIHDFEGDQTYSEKPGHGFVLNATFADVSGADYDALVIAGGRAPEYLRLNKHVLELTRHFFTENKPVAAVCHGIQILTAADVVRGKKLTAYPAVAPEVTAAGGTYVSVNVYEAVVDGNLVTAPAWPAHPQWIAAFLQVLGTSITL, translated from the coding sequence ATGGCACAGAAGAAGATTTTATTACTGACGGGAGATTATGCAGAAGATTATGAAACCATGGTACCTTTTCAGATGCTGCAGATGATTGGACATGAGGTACATGCGGTATGTCCGGACAAAGCAGCCGGTGAAAAGATAAAAACAGCCATTCATGATTTTGAGGGCGACCAGACTTACAGTGAGAAACCGGGGCATGGGTTTGTGCTCAATGCTACTTTCGCGGATGTGTCCGGGGCGGATTATGATGCGCTGGTGATTGCCGGAGGAAGAGCGCCGGAGTATCTCCGTCTGAATAAGCATGTGCTGGAGCTGACCCGGCATTTCTTTACTGAAAACAAGCCAGTAGCGGCTGTTTGTCATGGTATCCAGATCCTTACCGCAGCCGATGTGGTACGGGGTAAAAAACTGACGGCCTATCCGGCGGTAGCGCCTGAAGTGACGGCTGCCGGTGGCACCTATGTCTCTGTAAATGTATATGAAGCGGTAGTAGACGGCAACCTGGTAACAGCGCCGGCATGGCCTGCTCATCCACAATGGATCGCTGCCTTTCTGCAGGTACTGGGCACTTCCATAACATTGTAA